A stretch of the Paenibacillus dendritiformis genome encodes the following:
- a CDS encoding acetoin utilization protein AcuC, giving the protein MADTALYFMHDDALRYRFNADHPFDQRRLVMTNDLLTRIGALSDDLIVRPATSMADWEAWIRYIHREDYIEAVKGLSEAAPAEEWVARSDQYGLHTEDTPYFAGMHQAASAIVGGSVAACEAVMSGRSLHALHLGGGLHHAFSEKGAGFCVYNDASVAISWLRRHYNVRILYIDTDVHHGDGVQWSFYTDPNVFTYSIHETGKFLFPGTGFVNERGAGEGFGSCVNVPLEPYTEDESWLRCFEETIGQVARSFRPDIIISQHGCDAHAFDPLSHMHCSMRIYVEMPKMIHRLAHACCEGRWVALGGGGYDIWRVVPRAWSMLWLEMSEHPMKDKLAREPLTPLPDAWVARWSGEAPVPLPSTWLDDVGRWAPMPRRSIIEAKNAQVKEMALEYVR; this is encoded by the coding sequence ATGGCCGACACAGCCCTATATTTCATGCATGATGATGCGCTTCGGTACCGGTTCAACGCCGATCACCCGTTCGATCAGCGCCGCCTCGTCATGACCAACGATTTATTGACGCGCATCGGCGCCCTCTCCGACGATCTCATCGTTCGGCCTGCCACCTCGATGGCAGATTGGGAGGCGTGGATCCGGTACATACACAGGGAGGACTACATCGAAGCCGTGAAGGGGTTAAGCGAAGCCGCTCCCGCGGAGGAATGGGTCGCCCGCTCGGATCAGTACGGCCTCCATACGGAAGACACCCCCTACTTCGCGGGGATGCATCAGGCCGCCAGCGCGATTGTAGGGGGCTCCGTCGCAGCCTGCGAGGCCGTCATGAGCGGCCGCTCTCTCCACGCTCTGCATCTGGGCGGCGGGCTGCACCACGCCTTCAGCGAGAAAGGGGCCGGCTTCTGCGTATATAACGACGCCTCTGTCGCCATCTCCTGGCTGCGGAGGCACTATAATGTCCGCATTCTCTATATCGATACCGACGTCCATCACGGCGACGGCGTCCAGTGGAGCTTCTATACCGACCCGAATGTGTTCACCTATTCCATTCATGAGACGGGCAAATTCCTGTTCCCCGGAACCGGCTTCGTGAACGAGCGCGGCGCCGGGGAAGGATTCGGCTCTTGCGTGAACGTGCCTTTGGAACCGTATACAGAGGACGAATCGTGGCTGCGCTGCTTCGAGGAGACGATCGGCCAGGTCGCGCGAAGCTTCCGTCCGGACATCATCATCAGCCAGCACGGCTGTGACGCCCATGCGTTCGATCCGCTGTCTCACATGCATTGCAGCATGCGTATTTATGTGGAGATGCCGAAAATGATCCACCGGCTCGCGCATGCGTGCTGCGAAGGAAGATGGGTGGCGCTCGGCGGGGGCGGCTATGACATCTGGCGAGTCGTGCCGCGTGCCTGGAGCATGCTGTGGCTGGAGATGAGCGAGCATCCCATGAAGGACAAGCTGGCCCGGGAGCCGCTGACCCCTCTGCCCGACGCCTGGGTTGCGCGGTGGTCCGGGGAGGCTCCGGTCCCGCTTCCGTCCACCTGGCTCGATGACGTGGGGCGATGGGCCCCGATGCCCCGGCGATCCATTATCGAAGCGAAGAACGCGCAAGTGAAGGAGATGGCGCTGGAGTATGTGAGGTAA
- a CDS encoding GNAT family N-acetyltransferase, whose translation MEHRKCYHAQIIPYEDRVIVVEGPVKPELLSTWDMHPNLNAFRRPKEQQEALIEIAGLPEGRIIAARDGQTIVGYVTFHYPDELERWSEGGMEDLIELGAIEVANEYRSLGLGKKMITTAFEDDQMESYIVFTTEYYWHWDLEGTRLNVWDYRKMMERLMESVGMVWYATDDPEICSHPANCLMVRIGKDVPLASREQFDRVRFRQRFMY comes from the coding sequence GTGGAGCATCGAAAATGTTATCACGCGCAAATCATCCCTTACGAAGATCGCGTCATCGTCGTGGAAGGGCCTGTCAAGCCGGAGCTGCTTAGCACATGGGACATGCACCCGAACCTGAATGCGTTCCGAAGGCCGAAGGAACAGCAGGAAGCGCTGATTGAGATCGCCGGGCTGCCGGAAGGGCGAATTATTGCGGCCCGGGACGGCCAGACCATCGTCGGATACGTTACCTTTCACTATCCGGACGAACTGGAGCGCTGGTCGGAGGGCGGCATGGAGGATCTCATCGAGCTGGGCGCCATCGAGGTCGCCAACGAGTACCGTTCGCTGGGGCTCGGCAAAAAAATGATTACGACCGCGTTTGAAGACGATCAGATGGAGAGCTATATCGTATTTACGACCGAATATTACTGGCATTGGGATTTGGAAGGCACCCGGCTCAATGTGTGGGATTATCGGAAAATGATGGAGCGGCTGATGGAATCGGTCGGCATGGTATGGTATGCGACGGACGATCCGGAGATCTGCTCGCACCCCGCCAACTGCCTGATGGTCCGCATCGGCAAGGACGTTCCGCTCGCCTCGCGCGAGCAATTCGATCGCGTGCGCTTCCGCCAGCGGTTCATGTACTGA
- the acsA gene encoding acetate--CoA ligase: MSNVQGEIITPSATNPNLKNYEEAVANFNWESVEQSFSWAETGRINMAYEAIDRHVDQGRGDKVALLYSDAQRDESYTFADLKRKSNQFANVLRSLGIQKGERVFIFMPRTPELYMSVFGILKAGAVVGPLFEAFMETAVKDRLQDSEAVAIVTTPALAHRVPRADLPKLKHVILVGEDVNTQDGYIDFHAEMAEASEEAELEWLGREDGLIIHYTSGSTGKPKGVYHVQNAMIQHYHTGNVVLDLKEDDIYWCTADPGWVTGTSYGIFAPWLHGVTNVVRGGRFSPQDWYSTIQKYKVTVWYSAPTAFRMLMSAGNDVIAQYDLSSLRHVLSVGEPLNPEVVRWGMKVYGQRIHDTWWMTETGGQLICNYPAMPLKPGSMGRPVPGVEASIIDDQGNELPPYRMGNLAIRTPWPSMMRQVWNNPAKFQEYFRVDGWYISGDSAYRDEDGYFWFQGRIDDVINTSGERVGPFEVESKLVEHPAVAEAGVIGKPDPVRGEIIKAFISLREGYSPSDELKADISRYVKENLSAHAAPREIEFKDKLPKTRSGKIMRRVLKAWELNLPTGDLSTIED; the protein is encoded by the coding sequence ATGAGTAACGTGCAAGGAGAAATCATTACCCCATCAGCAACCAATCCGAACTTGAAAAATTACGAAGAAGCGGTTGCCAACTTCAATTGGGAGAGCGTGGAGCAGAGCTTCTCCTGGGCGGAGACGGGCCGGATCAATATGGCTTACGAGGCGATTGACCGGCATGTCGATCAGGGCCGGGGAGACAAGGTGGCTCTGCTCTATAGCGACGCGCAGCGCGACGAGTCATACACGTTCGCGGACCTGAAGCGCAAGTCCAACCAATTCGCCAATGTGCTTCGCTCGCTCGGCATTCAGAAGGGGGAGCGGGTCTTTATTTTTATGCCGCGGACGCCGGAGCTCTATATGAGCGTGTTCGGCATCCTGAAGGCGGGAGCGGTCGTGGGACCGCTGTTCGAAGCGTTCATGGAGACGGCGGTCAAGGATCGCCTGCAGGACAGCGAGGCTGTAGCGATCGTGACGACCCCGGCCCTGGCGCACCGGGTTCCGCGGGCCGACCTTCCGAAGCTGAAGCATGTCATTCTCGTCGGCGAAGACGTGAATACGCAGGATGGCTATATCGATTTCCACGCCGAGATGGCGGAAGCGTCCGAGGAAGCGGAGCTGGAGTGGCTGGGGCGCGAAGACGGCCTCATTATTCACTACACATCCGGATCGACCGGGAAGCCGAAGGGCGTCTACCATGTGCAAAATGCAATGATTCAACATTATCATACAGGCAATGTCGTGCTGGATTTGAAGGAAGATGACATCTACTGGTGCACGGCCGATCCGGGCTGGGTTACCGGAACATCGTACGGTATTTTTGCGCCGTGGCTGCACGGCGTAACGAATGTAGTCCGCGGGGGACGGTTCAGCCCGCAGGATTGGTACAGCACGATTCAGAAATACAAAGTTACGGTATGGTACAGCGCGCCGACGGCGTTCCGCATGCTGATGAGCGCGGGGAACGATGTCATCGCCCAATATGACCTGTCCAGCCTGCGGCACGTCTTGTCCGTCGGGGAGCCGCTGAATCCGGAGGTTGTCCGCTGGGGCATGAAAGTATATGGTCAGCGAATTCATGATACGTGGTGGATGACGGAGACGGGCGGACAGTTGATCTGCAATTATCCGGCGATGCCGCTGAAGCCGGGATCGATGGGACGTCCGGTCCCCGGCGTCGAGGCTTCCATTATCGACGATCAGGGGAACGAGCTGCCGCCATACCGGATGGGCAATCTGGCCATCCGTACGCCATGGCCTTCAATGATGCGCCAAGTATGGAACAACCCTGCCAAGTTCCAGGAGTATTTCCGCGTGGACGGATGGTATATCTCAGGCGACTCGGCCTATCGGGACGAGGATGGTTATTTCTGGTTCCAGGGGCGCATCGACGATGTCATTAATACGTCCGGCGAGCGGGTCGGGCCGTTCGAGGTCGAGAGCAAGCTGGTCGAGCATCCGGCGGTCGCGGAAGCGGGCGTCATCGGCAAGCCGGATCCGGTCCGCGGCGAGATTATTAAGGCATTCATCTCGCTGCGAGAAGGCTATAGCCCTTCGGACGAGTTGAAGGCCGATATTTCCCGCTACGTGAAAGAGAACTTGTCTGCGCACGCCGCGCCGCGCGAGATTGAATTCAAGGATAAGCTGCCGAAGACGCGTTCCGGGAAAATTATGCGCCGTGTCTTGAAGGCATGGGAGCTGAATCTCCCGACAGGCGATCTGTCGACAATTGAAGATTGA